The following proteins are co-located in the Desulfatirhabdium butyrativorans DSM 18734 genome:
- a CDS encoding HD-GYP domain-containing protein, whose translation MTELKKLLSIIQDVAAGNYSNDIMPLTGPDVPEPVRTIAEAMGMMMVRVEAREFHLEMLISELKALNEKIRLNTIQTISTMANALAARDTYTKGHTERVANLAEQIAMEMGLEKQDIEYIRLGGLLHDIGKIGFPDLLFQPHPGKNPPEVVKQITMHPAVGAEILKDLDFLGPALEYVHAHHERPDGKGYPRRLKDADIPLGAKIIAVADSFDAMTTERPYQQAFTPNAALDILQRHAGSKWDADCVECLRRHLQRSGAIEG comes from the coding sequence GTGACGGAACTGAAAAAACTCTTGAGCATCATCCAGGATGTGGCAGCCGGAAACTATTCGAACGACATCATGCCCCTGACAGGCCCCGATGTGCCGGAGCCGGTTCGAACGATTGCAGAGGCCATGGGCATGATGATGGTCCGGGTGGAGGCGAGGGAATTTCATCTGGAAATGCTCATTTCGGAGCTGAAAGCGCTGAACGAAAAGATTCGTCTCAACACCATCCAGACGATTTCCACCATGGCCAACGCGCTGGCTGCCAGAGACACTTATACGAAGGGGCATACGGAACGGGTCGCCAACCTGGCCGAACAGATCGCCATGGAAATGGGCCTCGAGAAGCAGGATATCGAATACATCCGTCTGGGAGGGTTGCTGCACGATATCGGCAAGATCGGTTTTCCCGATCTGCTCTTTCAGCCGCACCCCGGCAAAAATCCGCCGGAAGTGGTCAAACAGATTACCATGCATCCGGCTGTCGGCGCTGAAATCCTGAAAGATCTGGATTTTCTGGGCCCTGCCCTCGAATATGTGCACGCCCACCACGAACGGCCAGATGGCAAAGGCTACCCTCGCCGCCTGAAAGATGCGGACATTCCTTTGGGCGCCAAAATCATCGCGGTGGCCGATTCATTTGACGCCATGACCACCGAGCGGCCTTATCAGCAGGCATTTACGCCAAACGCCGCGCTCGATATTCTGCAACGTCATGCAGGAAGCAAATGGGATGCCGATTGTGTCGAATGCCTCAGAAGGCATTTGCAGCGCTCGGGCGCCATCGAAGGCTGA
- a CDS encoding glycosyltransferase yields MKLLHVLCQQPGKTGSGVFLQAITHHAAKVGHEQRVVIGIPASHGSSGLSSIDERDIFPVRFETERLPFPVAGMSDIMPYPSTRFSAFTDDMRSQYLAAFGKALLEATQDYLPDVIHSHHLWLVTALCRRMFEHIPLVVNCHSTEFRQMERAPHLLAHVLADCRRVDRVFALHSEQAREIASRYGIDPAKIDVVGAGYREEVFCPAEQACLCSETGTIEIAYAGKISRPKGVPFFIEALNHVAVPEGYRVRVRLAGSSGDASLKQIPNELDRKDISLDFLGLLSQRELAEVFRSAHLLVLPSFYEGLPLVVVEALASGCRVVTTDLPSLDSWLPERLDAEGVVERVPLPRLRNVDEPYPEDIPVFVDRMARAVERQMQRIVEGPLDWDSCVKPCIGLWGWASVYRKIEAIYRNPRVS; encoded by the coding sequence ATGAAGCTGCTGCACGTTTTGTGTCAACAACCCGGGAAAACCGGAAGCGGTGTTTTTCTGCAGGCCATCACCCACCATGCGGCAAAGGTCGGTCACGAGCAGCGTGTCGTCATCGGTATTCCGGCATCCCATGGATCATCGGGGCTTTCGTCAATAGACGAGCGTGACATCTTCCCCGTCCGATTCGAAACCGAGCGCTTGCCGTTTCCCGTAGCCGGGATGAGCGACATCATGCCTTATCCCAGCACACGCTTTTCCGCTTTCACCGATGACATGCGAAGTCAGTACCTGGCCGCTTTTGGAAAGGCTTTGCTCGAAGCAACACAAGATTACCTTCCGGATGTGATCCACAGCCACCACTTGTGGCTGGTGACCGCCCTGTGTCGCAGAATGTTCGAGCACATCCCGCTTGTGGTCAACTGTCACTCGACCGAATTCCGGCAGATGGAGCGCGCGCCCCATCTGCTGGCGCATGTCCTCGCCGATTGCAGGCGCGTGGATCGGGTGTTTGCCCTGCACAGCGAACAGGCCCGCGAGATTGCGAGCCGCTATGGGATCGATCCGGCCAAAATCGATGTGGTGGGAGCAGGCTACCGGGAGGAAGTGTTTTGTCCAGCGGAACAGGCATGCCTCTGTTCGGAAACAGGCACCATCGAAATTGCCTATGCGGGTAAAATCAGTCGGCCAAAAGGAGTGCCTTTTTTCATCGAAGCGCTGAACCATGTGGCGGTTCCGGAAGGGTATCGGGTGAGGGTTCGCCTTGCAGGCTCTTCCGGTGACGCCTCGTTGAAGCAGATACCCAACGAACTGGATCGCAAGGATATTTCTCTCGATTTTCTCGGTCTCCTTTCTCAACGGGAACTTGCGGAAGTGTTCCGTTCCGCCCATCTGCTGGTGTTGCCATCCTTCTATGAAGGGTTGCCGCTTGTCGTGGTGGAAGCGCTTGCCAGCGGCTGCCGGGTGGTTACGACCGATCTGCCGAGCCTTGATTCCTGGCTTCCGGAGCGCCTTGATGCGGAAGGGGTCGTCGAGCGGGTCCCCCTGCCCCGATTGCGGAATGTGGACGAGCCCTATCCGGAGGATATTCCGGTCTTTGTCGATCGCATGGCAAGAGCCGTCGAGCGGCAGATGCAACGAATCGTTGAGGGCCCCCTGGACTGGGATTCCTGCGTAAAGCCTTGTATTGGCTTGTGGGGCTGGGCTTCGGTGTACCGGAAGATCGAGGCCATCTATCGGAATCCGAGGGTTTCGTAA
- a CDS encoding flavodoxin family protein: MKTILGIVASPRKLGNCELVVKEIARNIPEDHRLELIRLQDLSVLPCKACYRCLFDPMRCIQKDDFQLFLDRVLAADGIIVAAPTYLLGANALLKLVQDRGLACYGHIEALWRKPAIGVGVAGIPGREGRTHLDIYSFLKFLMTDIKSVNILYGTLPGEVFLNGQNLQTAAELGRALFAPAKPAAGQTCPICGGNTFQFLDRETVRCMVCSNAGTMRMTETGPVFDIVSGAHEMLRSLDDLLAHRLWLQSMKQRFMTEKDRLKTITRQYREGFEWVRPQAPTDSSSTDSGDTVSAAHSEGQRMA; encoded by the coding sequence ATGAAAACCATACTGGGCATTGTCGCCTCACCCAGGAAACTGGGCAATTGCGAGCTCGTTGTCAAGGAAATCGCCCGCAACATCCCTGAAGATCATCGGCTTGAACTGATCCGGCTGCAGGATTTATCCGTCCTGCCTTGCAAGGCCTGTTACCGGTGCCTGTTCGATCCCATGCGCTGCATTCAGAAAGACGATTTCCAGTTGTTCCTGGATCGGGTCCTGGCTGCAGACGGCATCATCGTGGCGGCCCCGACCTATCTGCTGGGTGCCAATGCCCTGCTGAAACTGGTTCAGGACAGGGGGCTCGCCTGCTATGGCCATATCGAGGCGCTGTGGCGAAAACCCGCCATCGGAGTCGGGGTCGCAGGCATTCCCGGAAGAGAGGGCCGGACGCATCTGGATATCTACAGTTTCCTGAAATTTCTGATGACCGACATCAAGTCCGTCAATATCCTGTACGGCACGCTTCCGGGAGAAGTCTTTCTGAACGGGCAGAACCTGCAAACTGCGGCGGAGCTTGGCCGCGCCCTGTTTGCTCCGGCAAAACCCGCTGCAGGGCAGACTTGTCCGATTTGCGGCGGCAATACGTTCCAGTTTCTGGATCGGGAAACCGTTCGCTGCATGGTCTGCAGCAATGCCGGGACCATGCGGATGACGGAAACAGGGCCGGTCTTCGACATCGTTTCGGGGGCGCACGAAATGCTCCGAAGCTTGGATGATCTGCTGGCCCATCGGTTGTGGCTGCAATCGATGAAACAGCGCTTCATGACGGAAAAAGACCGGCTCAAGACCATCACCCGGCAGTATCGCGAAGGTTTCGAATGGGTCAGGCCCCAAGCGCCAACGGATTCCAGTTCCACGGACAGTGGCGATACGGTGTCGGCTGCCCATTCTGAAGGACAACGGATGGCATGA
- a CDS encoding tetratricopeptide repeat protein produces the protein MEPTKNTEEYMQSLRMAIAQNPECGTSHYNLAVALLSQRKFEEAEKEFREAIDCSPGLVEAYVQLGGICMQRGDLETCLAYNKKAVQLRPSFSEGYGNIGFVYMQLGKLDEAIQALERATFFNFRFVQALTTLANAYLMKGEIDKCIETNLKAVAIQPDFAVSHNNLAIAYLEKGEKRLAVEHADKAVELGYEMAPEILQEIALIRKGLEGGESGS, from the coding sequence ATGGAACCAACGAAGAATACCGAAGAATACATGCAGAGTCTGCGGATGGCCATCGCACAGAACCCGGAATGCGGCACATCCCATTACAATCTGGCCGTTGCCCTGCTGAGCCAGCGAAAGTTCGAGGAGGCGGAAAAGGAATTCCGGGAAGCCATCGATTGCAGCCCGGGCCTGGTAGAGGCGTACGTGCAATTGGGCGGCATCTGCATGCAGCGCGGGGACCTTGAGACTTGTCTTGCCTACAACAAAAAAGCCGTTCAGCTTCGACCGAGCTTTTCCGAGGGCTATGGCAATATCGGGTTTGTATACATGCAACTCGGGAAGCTGGATGAGGCCATTCAGGCCCTGGAACGCGCGACGTTTTTCAATTTCCGCTTTGTTCAGGCATTGACCACCCTGGCCAACGCCTATCTGATGAAGGGCGAAATCGATAAATGCATCGAGACCAATTTGAAAGCGGTAGCCATTCAGCCCGATTTTGCGGTTTCCCACAACAACCTGGCCATTGCCTATCTGGAAAAGGGAGAAAAGCGCCTTGCTGTGGAACATGCGGACAAGGCTGTTGAACTGGGCTACGAGATGGCCCCGGAAATTCTTCAGGAAATCGCGCTCATCCGAAAAGGGCTGGAAGGCGGGGAAAGCGGTTCATGA
- a CDS encoding sigma-54-dependent transcriptional regulator, producing the protein MKFSRMKILLSFIGNNDCYPFESPGAILSILQQRQFDRLYLLINSEKYLKPASDIIQYCTQHYPRMAVEIQQSMSENPADYNTVYPAMYQAVKNILFKTGNAEYWISLTSGTPVMHACWIFLQQGGVIDARLIQVSRNAEISDVTFELDDFPEIRQTEAIKAEITRLSRENKDLRRIAGLTENGIIGQCPSIITIREQIERFADTNIPIFISGESGTGKELVAEAIHFRSSRKDKPFIPVNCGAIPSELFESEFFGHKKGAFTGAISDRQGIFKQANGGTVFLDEIADLLPAFQVKLLRFVDSGKFAPVGGNSETSDVRIVSATHKDIRDMVRAGTFREDLFYRLVHTELHLPPLRSRGNDIILIAQHLTNNLNLKYGNRKRLSSDAVDRILKSSWPGNIRQMKNVLETAYVLSDDTIAAEHLHIMDVHTSCSQIEIPDAGIDLENDIMPRYYDVALKKTGGNAEKAARLLGLKPHTFRARLKALKSKSFDPTS; encoded by the coding sequence ATGAAATTTTCCCGTATGAAAATCCTGCTTTCCTTTATCGGAAACAACGACTGCTATCCTTTTGAAAGCCCGGGAGCTATCCTGTCGATTCTTCAACAGCGTCAATTCGATCGCCTCTATCTGCTGATCAATAGCGAAAAATACCTTAAACCCGCAAGCGATATCATCCAATACTGCACACAGCATTATCCCCGCATGGCTGTGGAAATTCAGCAATCCATGTCGGAGAACCCCGCCGATTACAATACCGTTTATCCGGCAATGTATCAGGCCGTTAAAAATATTCTTTTCAAAACTGGAAATGCCGAATACTGGATTTCTCTGACATCCGGAACACCGGTCATGCATGCATGCTGGATTTTTCTGCAGCAGGGAGGAGTCATTGATGCCAGGCTGATCCAGGTTTCCCGGAATGCGGAAATATCTGATGTCACATTTGAGCTGGATGATTTTCCGGAGATTCGTCAGACTGAAGCCATCAAGGCGGAAATAACCCGGCTGTCCCGTGAAAACAAGGACTTGAGGCGAATCGCCGGCCTGACAGAGAATGGCATTATCGGGCAATGCCCTTCCATTATAACAATCAGGGAACAGATTGAGCGGTTTGCGGACACAAACATCCCCATCTTCATTTCTGGTGAAAGTGGAACCGGGAAAGAGCTGGTGGCGGAAGCGATTCATTTCAGGAGCTCCAGAAAGGATAAGCCATTCATTCCGGTCAACTGCGGTGCCATACCATCGGAATTGTTTGAAAGCGAATTTTTCGGTCACAAGAAGGGGGCGTTTACCGGCGCAATCAGCGACAGACAAGGGATATTCAAACAGGCCAATGGGGGAACCGTATTTCTGGATGAAATTGCGGATTTGCTGCCTGCATTTCAGGTCAAACTCCTGCGGTTTGTGGACTCCGGCAAATTTGCACCTGTAGGCGGGAATTCCGAGACATCGGATGTCCGGATCGTTTCAGCCACGCATAAGGATATCCGGGACATGGTACGGGCCGGTACATTCAGGGAAGATCTGTTCTATCGGCTCGTTCACACCGAGCTCCATCTTCCCCCTTTGCGCTCCCGCGGAAACGATATCATTCTTATTGCCCAGCATCTGACAAACAACCTGAATCTGAAGTATGGCAACAGAAAGAGACTGTCCAGCGACGCTGTTGACCGTATTCTGAAGTCATCCTGGCCCGGCAATATTCGGCAAATGAAAAATGTTCTGGAGACAGCATATGTGCTTTCCGACGATACCATTGCGGCGGAACATCTCCATATCATGGATGTTCATACCTCGTGTTCACAGATTGAGATCCCGGACGCCGGAATTGACCTCGAAAACGACATCATGCCCCGATATTACGATGTCGCCCTGAAAAAGACCGGGGGCAATGCAGAGAAAGCGGCCAGACTTCTTGGCTTGAAGCCTCATACGTTCCGAGCCAGGCTGAAGGCCTTAAAAAGTAAATCTTTTGATCCAACATCGTAA
- a CDS encoding SpoIIE family protein phosphatase codes for MNRFSPKSLRQRIMLFVLLPTAFLLLAFGIVGFLYARGKLLTQWGEAAILKLERAAHHVDMRLAASRMWFSLFQASFVQPFSRPVQELILKQMRQAEGVVDVAVILAEPRKPSVFPRMLPNVLGRGMYGMGLGQGRFASKTAVRMSKPKLDPKRGSKTVVISADLFDIADEPVGRIEITLAFEYLIEDIQSSGWWQSNRAFLVDQDGQVLAATTSDAALFLAANGSEIESRILDRLQRQPFGIEMGKGYPSAEIGGFYRLHEADWYLVMIAPGSDILAPMVRFRLVYIVSLISVVFLTMLLIRRTMRHTVDAIRDVSRAARSLAGGKFTKLAVSSRDEVGELAQSFNEMAIQLQERLRMKQSLSLAMEIQQTLLPDRTVRFQQLDIVGKTLYSDETGGDYYDVIPIPGMDGRRIAVAVGDGAEHGVAAALLMTTVRALLRSRILIGGGMAQVVTDVNRWLCIDTASTGTFMTLFVMTLDVDRKSICWVRAGHEPAMYYDASAERFEDFGGAGIALGVDDTWEYAEYCFKGWKPGDILLVGTDGIWETENPAGLRYGKHRLQAVIRKNRKAPASQMLDAIIADVTAFREELPVDDDITLVILKF; via the coding sequence GTGAATCGGTTTTCCCCCAAAAGCCTGCGGCAACGCATCATGCTCTTTGTGCTGCTGCCGACCGCCTTTTTATTGCTGGCTTTCGGCATCGTCGGCTTCTTATACGCCAGGGGCAAGTTGCTGACGCAATGGGGAGAAGCCGCCATTCTGAAACTGGAGCGGGCCGCCCACCATGTGGACATGCGGCTGGCCGCGTCCCGCATGTGGTTTTCCCTGTTTCAGGCCAGTTTTGTCCAGCCCTTTTCCAGGCCGGTTCAGGAGTTGATTCTCAAGCAGATGCGGCAGGCGGAAGGTGTGGTGGATGTGGCGGTCATCCTGGCGGAGCCGAGAAAGCCATCGGTCTTTCCGCGGATGTTGCCCAATGTCCTGGGCAGGGGAATGTACGGCATGGGTTTGGGCCAGGGGCGATTCGCCTCAAAAACCGCTGTGCGCATGTCGAAACCCAAGCTGGATCCGAAGCGTGGCTCGAAAACGGTCGTCATTTCCGCAGATTTGTTCGATATTGCGGATGAGCCGGTCGGAAGGATCGAAATCACCCTCGCATTCGAATATCTTATCGAGGATATCCAATCCAGCGGCTGGTGGCAGAGCAACAGGGCATTTCTGGTCGATCAGGATGGCCAGGTCCTGGCTGCAACCACATCGGATGCGGCTCTGTTTCTTGCAGCGAACGGCAGTGAAATCGAATCCAGGATCCTCGATCGCCTGCAGCGGCAACCTTTCGGCATCGAGATGGGCAAAGGCTATCCTTCCGCCGAAATCGGGGGGTTTTACCGCTTGCACGAGGCCGACTGGTATCTGGTCATGATTGCGCCCGGAAGCGATATTCTGGCCCCGATGGTGCGTTTCAGACTGGTCTATATCGTCTCGTTGATATCGGTCGTTTTCCTGACCATGCTGCTGATTCGGCGGACCATGCGCCACACCGTCGATGCCATTCGGGATGTGTCTCGTGCCGCACGTTCGCTCGCAGGAGGAAAATTCACGAAACTGGCGGTCTCTTCGCGGGATGAGGTCGGAGAACTGGCCCAGAGCTTCAACGAAATGGCGATCCAGCTTCAGGAGCGACTCCGGATGAAGCAATCGCTCAGCCTGGCGATGGAAATCCAGCAGACCTTGTTGCCGGATCGGACGGTGCGCTTTCAGCAGTTGGATATTGTTGGAAAAACCCTGTACAGCGACGAGACGGGTGGCGACTACTATGATGTGATCCCGATTCCCGGAATGGATGGCCGACGGATTGCCGTTGCTGTTGGGGATGGGGCGGAGCACGGGGTTGCAGCCGCCCTGCTGATGACAACGGTCCGGGCATTGTTGAGAAGCCGTATCCTGATTGGCGGCGGCATGGCCCAGGTTGTCACGGACGTCAATCGCTGGCTGTGTATCGATACTGCATCCACCGGCACGTTCATGACACTGTTTGTCATGACTCTCGATGTCGATCGGAAATCGATCTGCTGGGTGCGGGCAGGCCATGAACCCGCCATGTATTACGATGCGTCTGCAGAGCGCTTCGAAGACTTTGGCGGAGCAGGGATCGCACTGGGGGTTGACGACACATGGGAATACGCGGAATATTGTTTCAAAGGGTGGAAACCGGGGGACATACTGCTGGTCGGGACCGATGGGATCTGGGAGACGGAAAATCCTGCTGGACTGCGATACGGGAAACACCGCCTTCAAGCCGTTATCCGGAAAAACCGGAAGGCCCCGGCTTCCCAGATGCTGGATGCGATTATTGCCGATGTAACGGCTTTTCGGGAAGAGCTGCCAGTGGATGATGACATTACCCTGGTGATCCTGAAATTCTGA